The following coding sequences are from one Oncorhynchus clarkii lewisi isolate Uvic-CL-2024 chromosome 20, UVic_Ocla_1.0, whole genome shotgun sequence window:
- the LOC139376584 gene encoding inositol polyphosphate multikinase: MSTQRQTVDSSLALGRLEINSPMLNLGTCLSGSVKEKTAQGGSQAAHLNGCVPLSHQVAGHKYGVDKVGILQHPDGTVLKQLQPPPRGPREMQFYSMVYAEDCCDPCLLDLQHHLPKYFGAWSSPESPNELYLKLEDVTRQFQKPCIMDVKIGQKSYDPYASYEKRDQQIKKYPLMEEIGFLVLGMRVYKVNSDGYDSYDQHYGRGLLKDTVKDGLSKFFYNGTSLRKDAITASILKVQNILRWFEGQIQLTFYASSLLFVYEGLPPPNPEGHIPRGLPEKTTSAACCEPNEDVLEHNNNVCAAVPLDYSLSTMYAMHKKGCTRGHHGNVTGGNATTDPNPQAHNSTWKCPGLVSLEQPNGNGVKARLEEEEVGEGGRREPQPEQRASEVEVRMIDFAHVFPSESQDRGYIYGLKHLLEVLQQILHQ, translated from the exons ATGTCAACTCAACGTCAGACAGTGGACTCATCTTTAGCTTTGGGAAGACTGGAAATCAATAGTCCCATGCTGAACCTGGGAACTTGCCTCTCCGGCTCAGTGAAAGAGAAGACCGCTCAGGGAGGATCGCAGGCGGCGCACCTGAACGGATGTGTGCCACTCTCCCATCAGGTGGCCGGTCATAAGTATGGCGTTGATAAAGTAG GCATATTGCAACATCCTGATGGCACAGTACTCAAACAGCTACAGCCCCCTCCCCGAGGTCCTAGAGAGATGCAGTTCTACAGCATG GTCTACGCCGAGGACTGCTGTGATCCGTGTCTGTTGGACCTTCAGCATCACCTCCCCAAATACTTTGGCGCCTGGTCCTCTCCTGAATCTCCTAACG agctgtACCTGAAACTTGAGGATGTCACTCGGCAGTTCCAGAAGCCCTGTATTATGGACGTGAAGATAGGCCAGAAGAGCTACGACCCCTACGCCTCCTACGAGAAGCGGGACCAGCAGATCAAGAAGTACCCGCTAATGGAGGAGATTGGCTTCCTGGTTCTCGGAATGAGG GTGTACAAGGTGAACTCTGACGGCTATGACTCGTATGACCAACATTACGGACGAGGCCTCCTCAAGGACACCGTCAAAGACG GTTTATCAAAATTCTTCTATAATGGGACGAGTCTGAGGAAAGACGCCATCACTGCCAGTATCCTGAAGGTCCAGAACATCCTGAGATGGTTCGAGGGCCAGATCCAGTTAACCTTCTATGCCAGCTCCTTGTTGTTTGTATACGAGGGCCTGCCTCCTCCCAACCCGGAGGGCCACATCCCCAGGGGCCTACCAGAGAAGACCACGTCTGCCGCCTGCTGCGAGCCCAACGAGGACGTACTGGAACACAACAACAACGTCTGCGCTGCCGTGCCGCTCGACTACAGCCTGTCCACCATGTATGCCATGCACAAGAAGGGCTGCACCCGGGGTCACCATGGCAACGTCACCGGCGGCAATGCCACGACAGACCCCAACCCCCAGGCGCACAACAGCACGTGGAAGTGCCCAGGTCTGGTGTCGTTGGAGCAGCCCAACGGCAACGGTGTCAAAGCACGACTGGAAGAAGaggaagtgggggagggaggccGGAGGGAGCCGCAGCCAGAGCAGAGGGCCAGCGAAGTGGAGGTGAGGATGATTGACTTTGCTCACGTCTTCCCCAGCGAGAGCCAGGACCGAGGCTACATCTATGGCCTGAAACACTTGCTGGAGGTGCTGCAGCAGATCCTCCACCAATAA